From the Apus apus isolate bApuApu2 chromosome 4, bApuApu2.pri.cur, whole genome shotgun sequence genome, one window contains:
- the ATOH7 gene encoding transcription factor ATOH7 yields the protein MKTCQSSHLDSGTESDLQCRSGPGCVVKCSSERMENAAKRRLAANARERRRMQGLNTAFDRLRKVVPQWGQDKKLSKYETLQMALSYIMALTRILAEAERYSTEREWISLQCEHFHPESYPHYTGQKPAAGSDPYAQRIFSYPPEHFQIAD from the coding sequence ATGAAGACCTGTCAATCCAGTCATTTGGATTCAGGCACAGAATCAGACCTACAGTGCAGAAGTGGGCCAGGCTGCGTGGTGAAGTGCAGCTCAGAAAGGATGGAGAATGCTGCCAAGAGAAGACTGGCTGCCAATGCCAGGGAGAGGAGACGGATGCAGGGGCTGAACACGGCCTTCGACCGGTTGAGAAAGGTGGTGCCACAGTGGGGTCAGGATAAGAAGCTGTCCAAGTATGAGACCCTGCAGATGGCTTTGAGTTATATCATGGCTCTCACTAGAATACTTGCCGAAGCAGAGAGGTACAGTACTGAGAGAGAATGGATTAGCCTTCAGTGTGAACACTTCCATCCCGAGAGCTACCCCCATTACACGGGACAGAAGCCGGCAGCGGGCAGCGATCCTTACGCACAGCGAATATTCAGCTATccccctgaacacttccagataGCTGATTAG